The nucleotide window TTAGATGTTTTAGTTATCTTCGGTGTAAACGTACTGGAGCTGAAATCGAGATTGATACTCAGAGGTGGTTCTTCGCTTTTCTTTTCGTACACGTATTTCTGGTAGTAACAATTTCATCAGGTGTATCGTTTCTGATAGAAAGGATTGTTAACAACCCCGTTACTATACCCACCCTGCTAGCCCATGATTTACCAAAAAGctccaattttttctgttcaTTCATAGTTATGAGATGTCTGGCATATGCCGGTGGTAACTTTTtacaattgaaagaattgctatttgaaattttctatTATAGACTTACCACCTATAGCCCCCGCACAAGGATATATCgaatgaaatatataccttcttttcaatgggGATCGATATATCCGATATTTTCCGTATTAGGCAGTATTGGTATCATTTACAGTATCATTTCGCCGATTATACTACCTCTGTGTTGTATTGGGTTCTACTTGGTattcttctctttcaaatatatatgTGAGTTCCAATACAATGGATCCAATATATCTGAAACGTATGGAAGATTGTATCCGCATGCCTTAATGCAACTATATTCTGGGATTTATTTCATGGAATTTTGCATGATAGGACTTTTCGCCTTGTCCAGCAGCCTTATGCTATGTTCCTGTATGGTGATAGGGCTCCTAATGACAATCGTTGCACACTACAAATTCTCAGAATCCTACCTGAAAAAACTGCAtaaattttccattttggaTTATTGGAAGGACTTACTGAGCGAGTCAGAATACCATAATGACTGTGAAATAAGTATCCCATTTGCCGATGGCAAGCTCGATACTGTGATAAACCTTCCGCAAGATAACGAAGAAATTGCCAAGAAGGAGCATAGCTACATTGAGCAGAATTATGGTGTCGAATGCTGTCTTGATAAATTCTCGCTAACCGACTCAGGTGAAATGACTTGCAATTACTTGtagttttttgaaaattccaTATATTAATTGTCCTTTGGAGATTCTGTGTCATCAAATTCTGCTTTTCGTGTATTTCTGCTCCTGGGCCACATACTAGGAAGTTTAACGAATTGAAATCTCGGCTCGACGCATCTTTCCACaaaccattttttgatctgGTACTCAATCACTCTACCAATCTTCGGAATGTTTTCTAATTTCGACCTAGCACCGATTAGAGAATCCGTTTCAAACTCCATCCTATATTCAGGagcaaaagagaaaatcaaaaaatatccTGTATCACTGTCATCATCCGATGAAGCTATTGATACAAACTCTTCTGCTTTGGTCAAAGAAACAGTTAAGCAAGCCTGAAATCTGATTATAGCTACAGTTAGATTAATTGGCAACGATGCAATGCTCGGTTTCGGATAATTAAGGAGTAGTTTCGTTTCTACGCCAACAGCCAATCTGTCATTTAAATCTATATCAATCTTGGCttcaagcttttttttattggaATTGGGTGTATATTGAATACGACAATTCGAGAAGATTGGGAAGTCATCTCCTATATCCAATTCGGTAATCTTAATATCATCCAGATAACTCGGTAGCTCTGGTGCCTTTCTCTCAATGAAACTATTCAAAGAGTGCATTATGTTATCCTTTTGCCAAGCTTCCTCCCTAAATTGCTGTATTGTTTGTGCAATCAAGACATTGAACCAGTCTAACGATTCCGACGGATGTGTGTCTACATTATAATATGTCTTCTCCAAAATGGTATCGATTTGACGTGATCTTTCCCCCTCAATATCATCTGCCAAATCCAGCTGGTCCTTACCTCCTCTTTTCATAATGGAGGAAAAAAACTGGGATGAAATAAACTGACGTGATGAAGATGTCGAAGTGGAAGGATTCTTGGGGTTATTTTGTTTAAAAGAATCACcgaaga belongs to Zygotorulaspora mrakii chromosome 1, complete sequence and includes:
- the MMM1 gene encoding ERMES complex subunit MMM1 (similar to Saccharomyces cerevisiae MMM1 (YLL006W); ancestral locus Anc_5.210), translating into MKMSTATDENYCHECVNSEVNRNDSSTMINDKDIPNTAANNDTLISFGDYINKALPLHLQKLLQEHYENFDPAPHFLSESSKDDIENHSSFILNDIPMLQTTLVQYLQRQQDQGIAASISNSQSFSSWSFAQGLIVGQISVVVALVFFIKFFIFGDSFKQNNPKNPSTSTSSSRQFISSQFFSSIMKRGGKDQLDLADDIEGERSRQIDTILEKTYYNVDTHPSESLDWFNVLIAQTIQQFREEAWQKDNIMHSLNSFIERKAPELPSYLDDIKITELDIGDDFPIFSNCRIQYTPNSNKKKLEAKIDIDLNDRLAVGVETKLLLNYPKPSIASLPINLTVAIIRFQACLTVSLTKAEEFVSIASSDDDSDTGYFLIFSFAPEYRMEFETDSLIGARSKLENIPKIGRVIEYQIKKWFVERCVEPRFQFVKLPSMWPRSRNTRKAEFDDTESPKDN